GGCAAGCCAGGTCTTTAGTAAATTAGATCAGCAAGATAGCGCATATACACAGCTTAAAAACACCGTTTTAATTGACTTGGCGGGTACGGTGGAAGATTACCTGAGCTCAGGTGATAGCCAGTACTTAAATCACGCCAGTGAGCAGATCAATACCATCAAAAAACAGCATTTAGCGACCATGTCTAGTGATGTTATGATGGATATGGAAAAGCAACTCGATGTAATTAATAGTGATATTCAGGGGAAGTACCGAGCGCTTGGCAAATTATCAGGTAACGAATTAGCGCTGCTTGACAACGCATTGCGTCAAATGGCGGGTTCTGCGTCGTCATTGATGAATTATGTTGCACAGGCGAATGGCCATACGCTGAGTGAAGAGTATTACTCATTGGCATCTGATTATTATTTTGAAACCACGAATTTAAGTATTTATACCTACCAATTGGTGTTGCACTACGACCAAGCAACACAACAAAGCTTACACACGTCACTGAACCGGCTTCAAACCCTAGCATCGCAAATCGATCGACTAGATGATTTGGGTATCATGACAGAGGTCGATGAGGATGAACTCTTTTTAGGGGAAGAGCCTGAAGATTTAGCGCAAGAAATTAAGTCTGAATTGAGTAGCTGGCCAAACCGTTTTAGTCGTGATTTAGAAAATACTTTACGTCAGGCACAGCAGCGCCAGGCGGGGATCACAGCATTACGTGATGATATTAAGCAATTATCAGCATTGATGTTAGATGCGGGTGAGCAGTTAAAACGTCGTCAGGTAGAGTTAAAGTCTCAAGTATTTACGATTTTTGGTGCCGCCATTGGCTTGCTTGTATTGCTGGCTGTTGGTGTATATTGGGTGCAATTTAGTCAAGTGCTGACACCGCTGCGCAACTTGCGAGATGGCTTTGCCTTTTTAATTGAAAGTAATGAACTGAAACAAATTAAGTGCAAACGTGCCAATACTGAAGTGGGTGAAATCGCCCAATACTTTAACCAATTGATTGAAAGGCAGCGTGTTGAAGCCCAAGAGCGCGAACAAATGCTGCAAGTGATCAACGACTTTATGCAGGATATGAATCGAAATCTTGCCAGTATTAGTCAGCAATCAGAACACACTTATGAACAGGTAGCGCATAACCAGCAGCAGCTTGATGAAATTAAGTCCATTGGTTTTGAGGCCAGCAATATCAATCAGCAAGTGGCTGATAACGCCAGCGATACATTTAATGCAATGACACAAAGTGTCGGGTTCGCAGAGTCGATGCTTAAAGCCAGCTCAAGCACTCAAAACCGTGTTGATCAAGGGTTAGTGAGCCTCAATGAATTATTAGTGGGTGTTGAAGATGTCGGCAAGGTGATTGAGATGATCCATACCATTGCTGAGCAAACCAACTTATTGGCATTGAACGCAGCCATTGAGTCAGCGCGTGCAGGTAAGCATGGACGAGGCTTTGCGGTGGTGGCCGATGAAGTGAGGAAACTTGCCCGTCAAACGCAGGACTCGCTCACAGACATCAATGCTCAGCTAAACATTTTAAGTGAGAACTCCAGCAAGGTATCAAATCAGATAAGTGCATTAGCGCAAGAGGCGCAGCAGCAAACTGAGCATGCGCAAGAGCTAAAACGCAATTCAGAGGGTGTTGCTGAGCGTGCGCAAGGTGCAAGCCAAGTTGCTGCTGATGCGATGGCATTGAGTAATCAACAAACCGAATTGGTAGATAGTTTTAGCAGCTCTATGGCCACGATGAAAGCGCAGGTAAAAGGGTCAAACCAACAGATCAGTGAGATCCAATATCGATTAGAGCAGCAGATGGTGCAGATCAGAGCCAGCTTAGGACTGTCGTAATGTGTCTTGATTAACGTGAGAGTAAGCAAAAAGCCAAACGCATGTTTGGCTTTTTTATTGTCTTAATGTAGTTGACGCGGGAGTTAAAAAGCCGGAGTGACTCCGGCTTTGTGTTGTTACATTAAGAACTAGGGATTATTTGTACTGTGCGTCAAGTGTTACGCCAGAGAAAGTACGGTATGCACGTAGACCAATGTGCCAAACGCCAGCAGCTGGGTTGGTGATTGTACACGTCTCAGCATTACCACCTTCATATGGACGACACTGATAAGTAGAAGTCGAAGGTGCGCTACCTGGATTTACATATAGGTCTGCATCACCTGAGCCACCTGAAATTTTAACCGTTAGGCTCGACATACCAGCTGGGACAGTCACTTGGTGACGGCTCCAGTTACCTGTTGATGCCGACAGGTTTGTTTCAGTGATACCACCAGGTTGTGTACCTGTTCTCTCTGCGTTCGCTACAAGACTTACACCGTTATATGCTGAATAACCGCGCATCATTACATGATATGTGCCAGATGCGTTATCAATAGTACATACTTCGTTGTTACCACCTTCATAAGGGCGGCAATCATACGTAGATGTTGTTGGCTTTGCACCCGCTCTAACGTAAAGGTCAGCATCACCTGTGCCACCGCTCATTGTGAAGGTGACTTTGCTTGCGCCAGCTGGCGTTTCGAAAGTGAAGAAAGCTTCAGCATCTTTGGCACCACTTAGGCCTGTTTTCGCTTCACCGTCAACTAATACGTTGTCACCTGGGTTTGTGTTGTCATTACCAAGTGCTAAATCAACAGCTGCGCTTGCATCAACAATACCAGTACCACAGTTAGTACATGTTGCAGGGAAGCTACGCGTCGTATTTTTTAGGATGGTTTCGATTTCGTCTGGTGTTGCTGTTGGTTTCGCTTGTTTGATAAGTGCCGCGATACCTGCAACATGAGGTGCTGCCATTGACGTACCTTGAGAGTAGCTATAGCTATCGCTCACAGGTGCGTTGCTACCAGAGTTGTATGTAGAAAGGATACCTTCAGGGTCATTTGCAAAGCTCTGTGCGCCACCCGGTGCTGCAACGTCAATTGAAGAACCGTAGTTAGAGTAGTATGCACGGCCACCGTTACGGCCTACAGATGCAACGTTTACGACGCCAGAACAGTTACCTGGGTTGTAGTTATTGGCATTGTCGTTGTCGTTACCAGCCGCGATAACAACTACAGTGCCGTTAGCACGTGCTTGGTTAATCGCATTTTGCGTTGTAGAGCTACATGCACCACTGCCACCTAAACTCATGTTGATAACATCTGCTGGGTTTGCGTTCGCAGGTACACCTGATACTGAGCCACCTGATGCCCAGATGATGCCATCTGCGATATCAGATGTTAAGCCACCACACTTACCAAGTACACGTACTGGTACAACTTTAGAGTCATAAGCAACACCGGCAACACCTTCACCGTTGTTCGTTACCGCAGCAACTGTACCTGCAACGTGAGTACCGTGCCAGCTTGAGCTACGAGCGCTGTGAGTGTAACCACATTCGTTTGCTGTAACTGCGTCACCCGGGTCACGTGCATCACTGTCGCGGCCACCGCCATCGTTCGCGACCGAAAGGTTAGAGATCATGTCATAACCTTGTAGGATATTAGGGTTTAAGTCAGCGTGTGGACGGTAACCAGTATCTAGTACAGCGACTACTACACCACTACCTGTTGCTTTGTCCCATGCTGCTGGTGCGTTAATACCACCAGCTGCTTCAAAATAGTGCCACTGTGAGCTGTAGCTAGGATCATTTGGCGTTGCAAACGGTTGTAGCATTTGGTCAACTTCAATGTGCGCAACATTACCTGAAGCAAGCATATCTTGCATGAATTTTTGTGTTTCAGCGGCGCTCAGTTTTTTATCAGCACGCATTACGTGGTGGTTTGAAAGCGCCATCGGACGAACGTACTGCGCTTTTGCTGCTGCACGTTTGCTGTTGAAGCCTTTTACGAAACTACGAGCACGTGTATTCATCATCGTTGCAGACATATCAGCACTAGAAAGTGACATGATGTCATTGTTGTTGTTTTTATATTTGATGATGAACTGAGTACCAAAACCGCTTTGTGATTCTAGTTTTTGAGCAAGTTGTGCTTGGCTTGGTACTGCTTGAGCGAATGCTTCTGTTTGTACGTTAACATTTTGTGGCATTGCCATTACTGCGTTAGCTGAAAGTAAACCTGTAACAGCCATTGATATTGCTGCTAATTTAAAATTTCCTGTTGTCATTTTTTTACCCTTGTTTTACTTGTTGTTTTTCTCGGCAACCTGTTTGCGCCAAGTGGTTAACAAAAGTAAATTCATTGTGGGTTATGTGAAAGTATTGTTTTGTTATTTACACTATTCATTTGGTTATAAGGGGATGGATAAAAGTCTTTATTATTTCATTATCATTATGTTTTTATTAAACTTTATCAAAATATTCTTTCTCAAAGAATAAATTATTTGCCATTGTAAAAGATTGTAAATGATTTATCTCATATTCTAAAAAGTGATAGAAATATGCTTTTTTGGTTGTGTTTTGAACTATAAACTCCCACTTAAGCTTAAAAAAAGTTATAATTGCGGCATAAGTTTTTCGTTTCAGAGTATACAATGTTGCAATTTGACGTGGTGATTATCGGCGCAGGTGCCGCTGGATTAATGTGTGCGGCGCAATCTGGTTACAGAGGCAGAAAGGTCGCTATTGTTGATATGGGTAAAAAAGTGGGAAGAAAAATTCTCATTAGTGGCGGTGGTCGTTGCAATTTTACCAATGAAAATGCCAGCCCAGAAAACTATCTCTGTGCCAACCCTCATTTTGTAAAGTCCAGTTTAAGCCGTTACAGCCAGCATGATTTTATTGAGCTGGTGGATCGTCATGGCTTAAATTATCACCACAAAACACTTGGGCAACTATTCTGTGATAACAGCGCGCAAGACATTGTTGATATTTTGATGACAGAATGTGAGTGGGCCGGCGTTGAAGTCTTTTTACGCAATGAAGTACTTAATGTGGAACGTGACGAGCAAGGCTTATATATAGTCACCACATCCGAGCATACCTTTAGTTGTGCATCTTTGGTTGTTGCGTCTGGCGGCCTAACCATGCCGAAGTTGGGTGCAACGCCAATCGGTTATAAAATTGCAGAGCAATTTGGCTTAAAACTCTTACCTACTACCGCAGCGCTAGTACCCTTTACCTTGCACGACCACGATAAAGCGCGTTTTGAAGGCTTGTCTGGGATCAGTGTCGATAGCCTAGTGACCAGTGATGATGACACGCAGTTTAGAGAAAATATCCTCTTTACTCACCGCGGCCTATCGGGCCCTGCAATCTTACAAATATCCTCTTTTTGGCGAGCAGGGCAGGCGGTCAGTATCAATTTATTACCAGATACAAACGTTGCAGAGCTACTGCACGACTGGCGTCAAAACCAAGGCCAAAAGTCTGTTAAAAATCTACTTGGACAGCTGCTACCCAAACGCTTTGTTGATGCACTAATTAACGACAACAGCGTACCGGATAAACCCGCTAACCAACTAACCCATGGCGAGATTGATACCATCGCAGCGACATTAACTGCTTGGCAAATAAAGCCCAATGGCACCGAAGGCTACCGTACAGCAGAGGTCACGTTAGGTGGTGTTGATAGTGACGAGCTGAGCTCAAAAACCTTTGAGGCGAAAAAAGCCAAAGGTCTGTACTTTATTGGTGAAGTCACCGAAGTTACTGGCTGGCTTGGCGGCTATAACTTCCAATACGCATGGTCAAGTGGTTGGGCGTGTGGGCAGGTGTGCTAGTTTTTGTTTTGGAACAATAAAGTTTGCAACCCTGGGGTGATCGCTTCACCCCTTTGTTGTATCTGCACATAGGTGCAAAATATACGTTGCGAAGCAAGGTTACTTTTGCGCAAGGTAAAATAAGCAACTTACACACATATTCAAAAGTACTGATTTGCTCATTTATGTGTTTGTATGGCTTAGCTTGCATCAATGCCAGCACATTGCTCATCAATCGCTTATTCTCAGGCGCTATAGCATGGGAAGTGGCGTTGTCTGAAGCCTTCATATCAAAGAATCTGACTTCTTTTACTTGGTGTTTTAAATTCAGCCATAATCTGCCCCTCGTCATTCTGACGAAAGTCAGAAACCATGTTACAGAGCTGTCAGTTTGAACAATGACTCTAGCCCTTTTGATTACTGAATAACAGAAATGAGAAAATATCTGCCGTTGAAAAATGTAATATCACCATGCAAAATGCGGGGCCTGACTCCATTTGTTTCTAATTTGGAGTATTGGCTTGGCGACTTTATGGGCATGGATTACGGCGATGATTCAAAGCAAATTGTTCAATCAGATAATTTGTTGGATTATGCCAAGAGTAATATCTGCAGTTGTGAACGTTTATTCGGAAACAAGATTATTGGCCTCAGCGCCTAATATTGAAAGGAATATAAAAATGAAAAAAATATCCGCTATGGCCTTTTCGTTACTATTAACGGGCTGTTTTTTTGACTCTCACTTTGAAGCGCCAGCAAGCTCTCAAAAGCAACATGGCTCAGGGTTAGTGCAATCATCTGATCTCTCTCATGATGGTGCTTTGTCTATTATTGCTAGGCAAAATGAAGTTTGCCTATGGAGTAACCTCTCAGATAAAAAAGTATTTCCCTGTATCGCTGAGGGCAATATTGAGTTGTCAGGGATAGCTGAAAACGCCAATGTGTTTTATATATCTAACAGGCTGTCTGTCAGCCTATTTTCTACAAAGTCTGGCAAGCCGTTAGGCGCATGGTCAAGTGGTGAAAATATTATTAGAGATATTGCGATATCTAATGACGGCGAAACTTTGCTGTTAGGGTATAGAAGCGGCAAAACGGAAGTGATCAATGTCAAAACTAACAGCCGAGCACTATACAAATTACACGACTTAGATGTAAATACCGTGGCGCTGTCCGCTGATGGGCGTACAGCGATGACAGGCTCCAGTGACAAATTCGCTAAACTGTGGGATGTACAAACAGGCAAAGAATTACAGTCTTATAAATTCTCTACCAGAGTCAACCATGTTTCTCTTAATGCAGACGCGACTAAAGCATTTGTACTAGACTCTGTGGATGCTCGTCAGTTTATTGATTTAAAAGCGCAAGAGTTAAGCTCGTCCTTATCTACATTTGGTAACTTCATAGAATTTAATCAGTCGGCATTTATTAACAATGATCAGTGGTTACTCACCGCTTCTCCAAACCAAAAAGTGCAGATCTGGCGTGTTACAGATGGGGATTTAATTGCAAAGTTTATGGCGAATAAAGTCGATGGTCGAAATCGAGCTTCAGTATTAAGCATCGCGGTGAATGAGTCTAAGCAAGTTATTATCAGTGAAACAAATGATGGCGTTGTAGAAACCTGGCCAATAAACACGCTGCTTTAAGTCCAGATGAGGCGGTTACAACAACACAATGCTGTAACTGCTTTTGTGCTTCTAGAACTTTTTAATCTCAAAGTAGCGCTTAATTGAATATGGCATTATCAGGCTACTTGAACCTCGTTAAGGTTAAAGCAATACACAGCCCTAACCCATTAATTTGAAAGTTGTAAGTAGCACAATTTAAGAAAAGGCACTGTCGACAACGCGAT
This genomic window from Pseudoalteromonas luteoviolacea contains:
- a CDS encoding S8 family peptidase; the encoded protein is MTTGNFKLAAISMAVTGLLSANAVMAMPQNVNVQTEAFAQAVPSQAQLAQKLESQSGFGTQFIIKYKNNNNDIMSLSSADMSATMMNTRARSFVKGFNSKRAAAKAQYVRPMALSNHHVMRADKKLSAAETQKFMQDMLASGNVAHIEVDQMLQPFATPNDPSYSSQWHYFEAAGGINAPAAWDKATGSGVVVAVLDTGYRPHADLNPNILQGYDMISNLSVANDGGGRDSDARDPGDAVTANECGYTHSARSSSWHGTHVAGTVAAVTNNGEGVAGVAYDSKVVPVRVLGKCGGLTSDIADGIIWASGGSVSGVPANANPADVINMSLGGSGACSSTTQNAINQARANGTVVVIAAGNDNDNANNYNPGNCSGVVNVASVGRNGGRAYYSNYGSSIDVAAPGGAQSFANDPEGILSTYNSGSNAPVSDSYSYSQGTSMAAPHVAGIAALIKQAKPTATPDEIETILKNTTRSFPATCTNCGTGIVDASAAVDLALGNDNTNPGDNVLVDGEAKTGLSGAKDAEAFFTFETPAGASKVTFTMSGGTGDADLYVRAGAKPTTSTYDCRPYEGGNNEVCTIDNASGTYHVMMRGYSAYNGVSLVANAERTGTQPGGITETNLSASTGNWSRHQVTVPAGMSSLTVKISGGSGDADLYVNPGSAPSTSTYQCRPYEGGNAETCTITNPAAGVWHIGLRAYRTFSGVTLDAQYK
- a CDS encoding WD40 repeat domain-containing protein, with protein sequence MKKISAMAFSLLLTGCFFDSHFEAPASSQKQHGSGLVQSSDLSHDGALSIIARQNEVCLWSNLSDKKVFPCIAEGNIELSGIAENANVFYISNRLSVSLFSTKSGKPLGAWSSGENIIRDIAISNDGETLLLGYRSGKTEVINVKTNSRALYKLHDLDVNTVALSADGRTAMTGSSDKFAKLWDVQTGKELQSYKFSTRVNHVSLNADATKAFVLDSVDARQFIDLKAQELSSSLSTFGNFIEFNQSAFINNDQWLLTASPNQKVQIWRVTDGDLIAKFMANKVDGRNRASVLSIAVNESKQVIISETNDGVVETWPINTLL
- a CDS encoding methyl-accepting chemotaxis protein, whose translation is MRVSSFTRLLAVLLAIASIILAATLLWASQVFSKLDQQDSAYTQLKNTVLIDLAGTVEDYLSSGDSQYLNHASEQINTIKKQHLATMSSDVMMDMEKQLDVINSDIQGKYRALGKLSGNELALLDNALRQMAGSASSLMNYVAQANGHTLSEEYYSLASDYYFETTNLSIYTYQLVLHYDQATQQSLHTSLNRLQTLASQIDRLDDLGIMTEVDEDELFLGEEPEDLAQEIKSELSSWPNRFSRDLENTLRQAQQRQAGITALRDDIKQLSALMLDAGEQLKRRQVELKSQVFTIFGAAIGLLVLLAVGVYWVQFSQVLTPLRNLRDGFAFLIESNELKQIKCKRANTEVGEIAQYFNQLIERQRVEAQEREQMLQVINDFMQDMNRNLASISQQSEHTYEQVAHNQQQLDEIKSIGFEASNINQQVADNASDTFNAMTQSVGFAESMLKASSSTQNRVDQGLVSLNELLVGVEDVGKVIEMIHTIAEQTNLLALNAAIESARAGKHGRGFAVVADEVRKLARQTQDSLTDINAQLNILSENSSKVSNQISALAQEAQQQTEHAQELKRNSEGVAERAQGASQVAADAMALSNQQTELVDSFSSSMATMKAQVKGSNQQISEIQYRLEQQMVQIRASLGLS
- a CDS encoding NAD(P)/FAD-dependent oxidoreductase; the encoded protein is MLQFDVVIIGAGAAGLMCAAQSGYRGRKVAIVDMGKKVGRKILISGGGRCNFTNENASPENYLCANPHFVKSSLSRYSQHDFIELVDRHGLNYHHKTLGQLFCDNSAQDIVDILMTECEWAGVEVFLRNEVLNVERDEQGLYIVTTSEHTFSCASLVVASGGLTMPKLGATPIGYKIAEQFGLKLLPTTAALVPFTLHDHDKARFEGLSGISVDSLVTSDDDTQFRENILFTHRGLSGPAILQISSFWRAGQAVSINLLPDTNVAELLHDWRQNQGQKSVKNLLGQLLPKRFVDALINDNSVPDKPANQLTHGEIDTIAATLTAWQIKPNGTEGYRTAEVTLGGVDSDELSSKTFEAKKAKGLYFIGEVTEVTGWLGGYNFQYAWSSGWACGQVC